A window of the Thalassospira sp. TSL5-1 genome harbors these coding sequences:
- a CDS encoding ABC transporter substrate-binding protein, whose translation MKTSRIALLASALMCSSAFTAQAADLEVIHWWTSGGEQAAVSLLAKEFDANGKDHWRDSAIAGGEQARAVVMQRILGGDAPQAAQFNNSRQFEELAEAGMLLDLTDLAEKEKWRDVIRPKSILDPCEVDGKLYCIPINIHSDQWLWTNKAIYKEVGLPEPKNWQDVIDQADKIRAAGYIPLAVGGQGWQEDLTFDDVFMGVGGKDLWNRVYVDRDEDAARSKDMAKVFETFGKLRELTDEGSAGRNWNDTTSLVVRGKAAAQAMGDWARGEFVLAGKKAGEDYGCVPGPSESPVLTTGGDVFIFPKQSDPEIEAAQLRLASMLLDPDVQVKFNTAKGSTPVRGDVDMASADSCMQKGLALLEDDANIALPKNAILSSDTDGRIQDLVSQFWNTPSMSIEDVQNQFADILQDGS comes from the coding sequence ATGAAAACGTCAAGAATTGCACTTTTGGCCTCGGCACTGATGTGTTCGAGCGCATTTACGGCCCAGGCCGCAGATTTGGAAGTTATTCACTGGTGGACATCCGGTGGCGAACAGGCGGCAGTTTCCTTACTGGCAAAGGAATTTGATGCAAACGGCAAGGATCATTGGCGCGATTCCGCCATTGCCGGGGGTGAACAGGCCCGCGCAGTGGTGATGCAGCGCATTTTGGGTGGCGATGCCCCACAGGCCGCACAATTTAACAATTCCCGCCAGTTTGAAGAACTGGCCGAGGCCGGGATGCTGCTGGATCTGACTGATCTGGCGGAAAAAGAAAAATGGCGCGATGTCATTCGCCCGAAAAGCATTTTGGATCCGTGCGAAGTTGACGGCAAACTTTATTGTATCCCCATTAATATTCATTCTGATCAGTGGTTGTGGACCAACAAGGCCATTTACAAGGAAGTTGGTCTGCCAGAGCCGAAAAACTGGCAGGATGTGATTGATCAGGCCGATAAAATCCGTGCGGCCGGATATATCCCGCTGGCCGTGGGCGGGCAGGGTTGGCAGGAAGACCTGACCTTTGATGATGTGTTTATGGGTGTTGGTGGCAAGGACCTGTGGAACAGGGTTTATGTTGACCGCGACGAAGACGCTGCCAGAAGCAAAGATATGGCAAAGGTTTTTGAAACCTTTGGTAAATTGCGTGAACTGACCGACGAGGGATCGGCCGGTCGGAACTGGAACGATACCACCAGCCTTGTTGTCCGTGGTAAGGCTGCTGCCCAGGCAATGGGTGACTGGGCGCGGGGTGAATTTGTTCTGGCCGGGAAAAAGGCCGGGGAAGATTATGGTTGTGTTCCCGGTCCCTCTGAAAGTCCGGTTCTGACCACCGGCGGCGATGTTTTCATTTTCCCCAAACAAAGCGATCCGGAAATCGAGGCGGCACAGCTTCGTCTGGCCTCCATGCTGCTTGATCCTGATGTACAGGTGAAGTTCAACACCGCCAAGGGTTCCACACCTGTGCGCGGCGATGTTGATATGGCTTCGGCCGATTCCTGCATGCAAAAGGGGCTGGCCCTGTTGGAAGACGATGCCAATATCGCGCTTCCCAAAAACGCAATCCTGTCTTCGGACACGGATGGGCGCATACAGGATCTCGTCAGTCAGTTCTGGAACACACCTTCCATGTCGATTGAAGATGTTCAGAACCAGTTTGCCGACATTTTGCAGGATGGTTCCTGA
- a CDS encoding carbohydrate ABC transporter permease — protein sequence MKRKTRMWSNLSAKIASIPMLITAVGVFILCVAYSIALSFTRSRYFPKFDFIGFDQYIRLWTTDRWTVSVSNLLIFGVLFIGFCLVIGFILAVLLDRNIRMEGVFRTIFLYPYALSFVVTGLIWQWMMDPALGIQNVVRNLGWESFNFAPLTSTEYAIYGVVIAAVWQGTGLIMCLMLAGLRGIDREIWKAARVDGIPLWRTYIFIIIPMIRPVIVTAVVLKAISVVRVYDLVVAQTGGGPGIATEVPAKFVIDHFTERGNVAIAMAAATMMLLPVLLLVGPWVYNEYVRRARA from the coding sequence ATGAAACGCAAAACCCGGATGTGGTCCAATTTGTCTGCCAAGATTGCCAGCATTCCGATGCTGATCACGGCGGTGGGCGTTTTCATTCTGTGTGTCGCCTATTCGATTGCCCTTTCCTTTACCCGGTCCCGTTATTTTCCGAAATTCGATTTCATCGGTTTTGATCAATATATCCGGCTTTGGACCACCGACCGCTGGACGGTTTCGGTTTCCAATCTGCTTATTTTTGGGGTGCTGTTTATCGGCTTCTGTCTGGTGATCGGGTTTATTCTGGCAGTTCTGCTGGACCGGAATATCCGCATGGAAGGCGTTTTTCGCACCATTTTCCTTTATCCCTATGCGCTGTCCTTTGTTGTTACCGGTTTGATCTGGCAATGGATGATGGACCCCGCACTGGGCATTCAGAATGTGGTGCGCAATCTGGGATGGGAAAGTTTCAATTTCGCCCCGCTAACCAGCACCGAATACGCCATTTATGGTGTTGTGATTGCCGCTGTCTGGCAGGGGACGGGCCTGATCATGTGCCTGATGCTGGCCGGGTTGCGCGGCATTGACCGCGAGATTTGGAAGGCGGCACGGGTGGACGGTATTCCGCTTTGGCGGACCTATATTTTCATCATCATTCCCATGATCCGCCCCGTCATTGTAACGGCGGTCGTGCTGAAGGCCATCAGCGTGGTGCGGGTTTATGACCTGGTGGTAGCACAAACCGGTGGTGGGCCAGGCATTGCCACCGAAGTTCCTGCCAAGTTTGTCATCGATCATTTCACCGAACGCGGCAATGTCGCCATCGCGATGGCGGCGGCAACCATGATGCTGTTGCCTGTGCTGCTGCTGGTGGGGCCGTGGGTTTATAACGAATATGTACGCCGCGCGCGTGCCTAG
- a CDS encoding carbohydrate ABC transporter permease, protein MTQKENAVARGRKPKKMSPARYGLYGLLIISAAFFLTPLYVMIVTSLKTLDEVRLGKLFALPSTITFDAWIKAWSTACTGVTCEGISPGFVNSVQITVISVIISVMLGAVNGYALSFWRYRGANVLFGILVMGAFVPFQAVIYPLIVFQREIGIFGSLAGIVMVHCIFGMPIITLIFRNYFSSLPEELFKAARIDGAGFWQIFLRIMMPMSVPITAVAVILQTTGIWNDYLLGLVFGGRDNQPMTVQLNNIVTTSYGVREYNVNMAATILTAAVPLAIYFLSGRFFVKGIAAGAVKG, encoded by the coding sequence ATGACACAGAAAGAAAATGCTGTGGCGCGCGGCAGAAAACCCAAAAAAATGTCGCCTGCACGCTATGGCCTGTATGGCTTGCTGATAATCTCGGCTGCGTTCTTTTTAACGCCACTTTACGTCATGATCGTAACGTCGCTTAAAACGCTTGATGAAGTTCGGCTGGGCAAGCTGTTTGCCCTGCCAAGCACGATTACCTTTGATGCCTGGATCAAAGCCTGGAGCACTGCCTGCACCGGTGTCACCTGCGAGGGGATCAGCCCTGGCTTCGTTAATTCCGTCCAGATCACCGTGATCAGCGTGATCATTTCGGTCATGTTGGGGGCTGTGAATGGTTATGCCCTGTCATTTTGGCGCTATCGCGGGGCGAATGTGCTGTTTGGCATTTTGGTAATGGGGGCCTTTGTGCCGTTTCAGGCGGTGATTTACCCGTTGATCGTGTTTCAGCGCGAAATTGGTATTTTCGGCTCGCTCGCCGGGATCGTGATGGTGCATTGCATTTTTGGCATGCCGATTATTACGCTGATTTTCCGCAATTATTTTTCCTCGCTTCCCGAGGAATTGTTCAAGGCGGCCCGCATTGATGGGGCCGGGTTCTGGCAAATCTTTTTGCGCATCATGATGCCGATGTCCGTTCCGATCACCGCTGTTGCCGTGATTTTGCAAACCACGGGGATCTGGAACGATTACCTGCTGGGTCTGGTTTTTGGCGGGCGCGATAACCAGCCGATGACCGTGCAGCTTAATAACATCGTCACGACCTCGTATGGGGTGCGCGAATACAACGTCAATATGGCAGCGACCATCCTGACAGCCGCCGTGCCGCTGGCGATTTATTTTCTTTCCGGCCGGTTCTTTGTCAAAGGCATCGCCGCAGGCGCAGTAAAGGGATAA
- a CDS encoding ABC transporter ATP-binding protein translates to MTHGVSIRDLSLSFGSLSVIDTLNIDIQEGEFLVLLGPSGCGKSTLLNVIAGLLEASDGEVWISGRNVTWEEPKDRGIGMVFQSYALYPQMTVEKNLSFGLQVSGMAKSEIAKRVAHAAEVLQIEPLLKRRPAELSGGQRQRVAIGRALVRDVDVFLFDEPLSNLDAKLRAELRVEIKRLHQKLSNTMIYVTHDQIEAMTLADRIAIMKGGVLQQLDTPQTIYSRPANRFVAGFIGSPGMNFLKVELVEGEHPVFMIGSTFIPATGYSFDSKGFKAGPVTFGVRPEHVASGEAAEKLPFSASVPIEVIEPMGADTLVWSRFEGQEFTFRIDSEHDFRVGDQVRIGFDPARASVFDPNGDRL, encoded by the coding sequence ATGACGCATGGTGTTTCGATACGCGATCTTTCGCTGAGTTTCGGCAGCCTGTCGGTAATTGATACCCTGAATATCGATATTCAGGAGGGAGAATTTCTGGTGCTACTGGGGCCGTCTGGCTGTGGCAAATCGACATTGCTCAATGTCATTGCCGGTTTGCTGGAGGCATCGGACGGCGAGGTTTGGATTTCCGGGCGCAATGTTACCTGGGAGGAACCCAAGGACCGGGGTATTGGCATGGTTTTTCAGTCCTATGCCCTGTATCCGCAAATGACGGTGGAAAAGAACCTGTCATTTGGCCTTCAGGTTTCAGGTATGGCAAAGTCGGAAATTGCCAAACGGGTGGCGCATGCCGCCGAAGTTTTACAGATTGAGCCGTTGTTAAAACGCCGCCCGGCCGAACTTTCCGGTGGGCAGCGCCAGCGCGTGGCCATTGGCCGGGCATTGGTGCGCGATGTCGACGTGTTTTTGTTCGACGAACCGCTTTCCAACCTGGATGCCAAACTGCGCGCCGAACTGCGCGTGGAAATCAAACGGCTGCATCAGAAACTTTCCAACACGATGATTTACGTCACCCATGACCAGATCGAGGCCATGACCCTGGCGGATCGTATTGCGATCATGAAAGGTGGGGTGTTGCAGCAGCTTGATACGCCGCAAACCATTTACAGCCGCCCGGCGAACCGGTTCGTTGCCGGTTTTATTGGCTCGCCCGGCATGAATTTCCTGAAGGTAGAGCTTGTTGAAGGTGAACATCCGGTCTTCATGATTGGCTCCACGTTTATTCCGGCGACAGGCTATTCGTTCGATAGCAAGGGTTTCAAGGCCGGACCTGTGACCTTTGGGGTACGCCCTGAACATGTTGCAAGTGGTGAGGCGGCAGAAAAACTGCCCTTTAGTGCCAGTGTCCCGATTGAAGTGATTGAACCGATGGGGGCCGATACGCTGGTCTGGTCCCGGTTTGAAGGACAGGAATTCACCTTCCGCATTGATTCCGAACATGACTTTCGGGTCGGGGATCAGGTCCGTATCGGTTTTGATCCCGCGCGGGCGTCGGTTTTCGATCCCAACGGCGACCGTTTGTAA
- a CDS encoding sugar phosphate isomerase/epimerase: MTVSFQLFSARNFQPWEDVLKLLADQGYKNIEGFGGVYEDPKAFRALMDQNGLSMPSGHFAIDMLENDFAKATGIATTLGVKTMICPFLLPDARPADRAGWVEFAHRLAAVGEKCASAGFKFAWHNHDFEFKALADGTIPQEIILEHAPDIGWEMDVAWVVRGGADPFAWIERFGPRIWVAHVKDIAPEGECKDEDGWADVGEGVMKWGELLAALKAQGQTRLFVMEHDKPADLARFARRSLQNFNQL, translated from the coding sequence ATGACTGTATCGTTCCAGCTTTTTAGTGCCCGTAACTTCCAGCCCTGGGAAGATGTTTTAAAACTGTTGGCTGATCAGGGTTATAAAAATATCGAAGGATTTGGCGGTGTGTATGAAGACCCCAAAGCCTTTCGTGCCCTGATGGACCAAAACGGACTGTCCATGCCCAGCGGCCATTTTGCCATCGATATGCTGGAAAATGATTTTGCCAAGGCAACCGGGATTGCGACCACTCTGGGTGTTAAAACCATGATCTGCCCGTTTTTGCTGCCCGATGCCCGCCCGGCGGACCGGGCCGGTTGGGTGGAATTTGCCCATCGTCTTGCAGCTGTGGGCGAAAAATGCGCTTCTGCCGGATTTAAATTTGCCTGGCATAACCATGATTTTGAATTTAAAGCCCTGGCCGATGGCACCATCCCGCAGGAAATCATTTTGGAACATGCGCCCGATATTGGCTGGGAAATGGATGTGGCCTGGGTCGTGCGCGGCGGGGCGGACCCGTTTGCCTGGATCGAGCGTTTTGGGCCGCGCATTTGGGTCGCCCATGTCAAGGATATCGCCCCGGAGGGCGAATGCAAAGACGAAGACGGCTGGGCCGACGTTGGCGAAGGGGTGATGAAGTGGGGCGAATTGCTCGCCGCCCTAAAGGCTCAGGGCCAGACCAGACTGTTTGTCATGGAGCATGACAAACCCGCCGATTTGGCGCGGTTTGCCCGTCGTTCACTTCAGAATTTCAACCAGCTTTAA
- a CDS encoding Gfo/Idh/MocA family protein, giving the protein MTKTLGVGIMGCGNISQSYLTQAPRFRGIEIRACADLNRDAARARADEFDVRAETVDGLLGSDDIDIILNLTIPAAHYEVSRQSLDAGKHVYSEKPFVLDVAQGQELARLASARGLRVGSAPDTYLGGSHQFARHLIDQGVVGNIVGGTCHVMSHGMEHWHPNPDFFFKPGGGPILDMGPYYVTNLVQLIGPVKRVAAISATPAPERTITSQPRNGEKITVETPTTLHAVLEFANGAVVTLGASWDVWKNGHAPMELYGANGTLLVPDPNFFAGDVSHSEKSGDFVTGPTGWDHPFGIANRDLPDGRKVADYRTAGLADMAMAIVEGRAARCGLDLALHVIDVLTSILRSGETGQFITLETTCERPEALGPDAARALLHDAG; this is encoded by the coding sequence ATGACCAAAACCCTGGGCGTTGGTATTATGGGCTGTGGCAATATTTCGCAGTCCTATTTGACACAGGCACCGCGTTTTCGCGGGATCGAAATTCGCGCCTGTGCGGACCTTAACCGCGATGCCGCCCGTGCGCGTGCCGATGAATTTGACGTGCGCGCCGAAACGGTCGATGGCCTGCTTGGCAGCGATGACATTGACATCATCCTGAACCTGACCATCCCTGCCGCCCATTACGAGGTTTCCCGCCAATCGCTTGACGCGGGCAAACATGTTTATTCCGAAAAACCCTTTGTGCTGGATGTGGCACAGGGACAGGAACTGGCACGTCTGGCATCTGCCCGGGGCCTTCGGGTGGGCTCCGCCCCTGATACCTATTTGGGGGGCTCCCACCAGTTTGCCCGCCATTTGATTGATCAGGGTGTGGTTGGCAATATTGTGGGCGGCACTTGCCATGTCATGAGCCACGGCATGGAACACTGGCACCCCAACCCGGACTTTTTCTTTAAACCGGGTGGCGGGCCGATCCTGGATATGGGTCCCTATTATGTGACCAATCTGGTGCAATTGATTGGTCCGGTCAAACGGGTGGCGGCAATATCCGCCACCCCTGCGCCCGAACGCACCATTACCAGCCAGCCGCGTAATGGCGAAAAAATTACCGTTGAAACACCGACTACTCTTCATGCGGTGCTGGAATTTGCCAATGGTGCCGTTGTGACGCTGGGGGCAAGCTGGGATGTATGGAAAAACGGCCATGCCCCGATGGAGCTTTATGGCGCGAACGGCACATTGCTGGTGCCCGATCCCAACTTTTTTGCCGGTGATGTATCGCACAGCGAAAAGAGTGGCGATTTCGTAACGGGTCCAACGGGTTGGGATCATCCGTTTGGCATTGCCAATCGCGACTTGCCCGATGGTCGTAAGGTTGCCGATTATCGCACGGCGGGCCTTGCGGATATGGCAATGGCAATTGTTGAAGGGCGTGCCGCGCGATGCGGGTTGGATCTGGCCCTGCATGTGATTGATGTTCTGACATCGATTTTGCGCTCGGGCGAAACCGGCCAGTTCATCACACTGGAAACCACCTGTGAGCGGCCCGAAGCCCTGGGGCCGGATGCTGCCCGTGCCCTGTTACACGATGCCGGTTAA
- a CDS encoding sugar phosphate isomerase/epimerase — MSRTLKGPALFLAQFAGDEAPFNTLDNIARWAAGLGYKGVQIPSWDSRLIDLERAATSKDYCDEIHGILARHGLTLTELATHLHGQLVAVHPAYDELFDGFAHPSVHKNPKARQEWAVKQIEHAIAASANLGLGNMGSFTGSLAWPYIYPWPQRPAGLVEAAFDELAKRWRPLLDKADAAGVNICYEIHPGEDVFDGATFEMFLDRLKGHTRCNILYDPSHFQLQMLDYLDFIDIYADRIRMFHVKDAEFNPNGKQGVYSGYQGWVGRAGRFRSLGDGQIDFGAIFSKLTAQGFDGWAVLEWECALKHPEDGAREGAAFIRDHIIRVTEHAFDDFAGSGVDDATNRKILGLS; from the coding sequence ATGTCGCGAACATTAAAAGGACCGGCATTGTTTCTTGCCCAGTTTGCAGGGGATGAGGCGCCATTTAATACCCTCGATAACATCGCCCGCTGGGCAGCCGGGCTGGGTTATAAGGGGGTTCAAATTCCCAGTTGGGACAGCAGGCTGATTGATTTGGAACGCGCGGCGACCAGCAAGGATTACTGCGATGAAATTCACGGTATCCTCGCTCGGCATGGTTTGACCTTAACGGAGCTTGCCACCCATTTGCACGGCCAATTGGTGGCGGTGCATCCGGCCTATGATGAACTGTTTGATGGCTTTGCCCATCCTTCGGTGCATAAAAACCCCAAGGCACGGCAGGAATGGGCGGTCAAACAGATCGAACATGCCATTGCGGCATCGGCCAATCTGGGGCTTGGCAATATGGGGTCTTTTACCGGGTCTCTGGCCTGGCCCTATATTTACCCCTGGCCGCAACGCCCGGCAGGGTTGGTCGAGGCTGCCTTTGACGAACTTGCCAAACGCTGGCGCCCGCTTTTGGACAAGGCCGACGCGGCAGGGGTGAATATCTGTTATGAAATCCATCCTGGCGAGGATGTATTTGATGGCGCCACCTTCGAGATGTTCCTGGACCGGCTGAAGGGGCATACGCGGTGCAATATCCTGTATGATCCCAGCCATTTTCAGCTTCAGATGCTCGATTATCTGGATTTCATCGATATTTATGCCGACCGTATCAGGATGTTCCACGTCAAGGATGCGGAGTTCAACCCCAATGGCAAACAGGGGGTTTATTCCGGTTATCAGGGCTGGGTCGGGCGGGCCGGTCGGTTTCGCTCGCTCGGCGACGGGCAGATTGATTTCGGGGCGATCTTTTCCAAACTGACGGCACAGGGCTTTGATGGCTGGGCCGTGCTGGAATGGGAATGTGCCCTAAAACACCCCGAGGATGGCGCGCGCGAGGGGGCGGCCTTCATTCGCGATCATATCATCCGGGTGACGGAACATGCCTTTGACGATTTTGCCGGAAGCGGGGTGGATGACGCCACCAACCGGAAGATACTGGGCCTGTCCTGA
- a CDS encoding Gfo/Idh/MocA family protein, which translates to MVGPANDPASPPRRLRLGMVGGGQGAFIGAVHRLAARMDNRYDLVAGALSSRPDVARVSAMECFIAPDRAYDDYREMALREAEREDGIEVCAIVTPNNLHFPAAMAMLDAGIHVICDKPLCMSVAEGEQLAAKIEETGLLFALTHNYTAYPMVREARHMVRSGKLGNIRLVQVEYPQGWLATPVDNKQASWRADPAKAGPGGALGDIGTHAHNLADFVTGLEISELCADLSSMVEGRALDDNVQILLRYKNGARGMLWASQVAIGHENGLKLRVYGDKGALEWAQEHPNHMYFRQLDEQPLLMTRGGPGNSAAGGRVRVPAGHAEGYLEGFATLYTDFADQLCARIDGHIPNAEAALVPGIAEGLNGMRFIEAVIASSQRGASWTTL; encoded by the coding sequence ATGGTTGGACCAGCAAACGACCCCGCAAGCCCGCCCCGCCGTTTGCGGCTCGGCATGGTGGGCGGGGGCCAGGGGGCCTTTATCGGCGCGGTGCATCGTTTGGCCGCCCGGATGGATAACCGTTATGATTTGGTCGCGGGGGCCTTATCCTCCCGGCCGGATGTGGCGCGTGTTTCGGCAATGGAATGTTTTATCGCCCCGGACCGCGCCTATGATGATTACCGGGAAATGGCATTGCGCGAGGCCGAACGCGAAGATGGCATTGAAGTATGCGCCATTGTCACCCCCAATAATCTGCATTTTCCGGCAGCAATGGCGATGCTGGATGCCGGGATTCATGTGATTTGCGACAAGCCCCTGTGCATGAGTGTTGCCGAGGGCGAGCAGCTTGCCGCCAAAATCGAGGAAACCGGGCTGCTTTTCGCCCTGACCCATAATTACACCGCCTATCCAATGGTGCGCGAAGCCCGCCATATGGTGCGCAGTGGCAAGCTGGGCAATATCCGGCTGGTGCAGGTGGAATACCCGCAAGGCTGGCTGGCAACGCCGGTTGATAACAAACAGGCAAGCTGGCGGGCCGACCCGGCCAAAGCTGGCCCTGGCGGGGCATTGGGCGATATTGGCACCCATGCCCATAACCTGGCGGATTTTGTCACCGGGCTGGAAATTTCGGAACTGTGTGCGGATCTTTCCAGCATGGTCGAAGGCCGCGCACTTGACGATAATGTGCAGATATTGCTGCGTTATAAAAACGGCGCGCGCGGCATGTTATGGGCCAGCCAGGTGGCGATTGGCCATGAAAACGGCTTGAAATTGCGTGTGTATGGCGACAAAGGCGCACTTGAATGGGCCCAGGAACATCCCAATCACATGTATTTCCGTCAACTCGATGAACAGCCCCTCCTGATGACACGCGGTGGGCCGGGAAACAGTGCCGCAGGCGGACGGGTGCGTGTGCCTGCCGGCCATGCCGAAGGGTATCTGGAAGGCTTTGCCACCCTTTACACCGACTTTGCCGACCAGCTTTGTGCCCGGATTGACGGTCATATCCCCAATGCCGAGGCGGCCCTGGTGCCCGGTATTGCCGAAGGGTTGAACGGGATGCGCTTTATCGAGGCGGTGATAGCCTCCTCGCAGCGCGGGGCAAGCTGGACCACATTATAA
- a CDS encoding isochorismatase family protein: protein MATALLIIDVQNAVLAGDAPAERRREIDRAFDETVERLCLLQQQARAAAAPVIMVQHNGGIGNRLEKGTSGWEIRQEVAPQPQDIVVEKKSADSFFDTDLCQVMTEQGISRLVVGGCMSQYCVDTTVRRAVSLGYDVLLVADGHTSSDSRTLPFTDIVQHHNEILDGFNAGRSMVRVVKAADVQFG, encoded by the coding sequence ATGGCAACTGCACTGCTGATTATTGATGTTCAAAATGCTGTGTTGGCGGGGGATGCACCCGCCGAAAGACGGCGGGAAATTGATCGTGCCTTTGATGAAACCGTCGAACGGTTGTGCCTGTTACAGCAACAGGCCCGTGCCGCCGCAGCCCCGGTTATTATGGTGCAGCATAATGGTGGCATCGGTAATCGTTTGGAAAAGGGCACATCGGGCTGGGAAATACGCCAGGAAGTGGCACCGCAGCCGCAGGATATTGTTGTTGAAAAGAAAAGTGCGGATTCTTTTTTCGATACCGACCTATGCCAAGTCATGACCGAACAGGGCATTTCCCGGTTGGTTGTGGGCGGTTGCATGAGCCAGTATTGTGTCGATACCACGGTTCGCCGGGCGGTATCGCTCGGGTATGACGTGCTGCTGGTTGCGGACGGACATACCTCGTCCGATAGCCGGACATTGCCATTTACCGATATTGTACAGCACCATAATGAAATACTGGATGGTTTTAATGCCGGTAGGTCAATGGTGCGTGTGGTGAAGGCGGCAGATGTCCAGTTTGGCTGA
- a CDS encoding pentapeptide repeat-containing protein, which produces MSDPQENNPFDGPRMQGIHYQRADMSGAHFDGVNLSDARFYAVLTNAKFTDTNLSEAVFDDISLAGARFNNANLSGAVITNANLSRLTIRDVTLANSHIEDADLTGMRINGVLVTDLFKAYEKATA; this is translated from the coding sequence ATGAGTGATCCCCAGGAGAACAACCCGTTTGATGGCCCTCGGATGCAGGGAATACACTACCAGCGGGCCGATATGTCAGGTGCTCATTTCGATGGTGTAAATCTTTCGGACGCAAGATTTTATGCTGTTTTAACGAACGCAAAATTCACCGACACCAATTTAAGCGAAGCCGTTTTTGACGATATCAGCCTTGCCGGTGCGCGCTTTAACAACGCCAATCTGTCGGGGGCTGTTATCACGAATGCAAACTTATCGCGATTGACCATACGAGATGTCACATTGGCAAATTCACATATCGAAGATGCTGATTTGACCGGTATGCGGATCAATGGCGTTCTCGTGACCGATCTGTTCAAGGCCTATGAAAAGGCGACAGCCTGA
- a CDS encoding sulfotransferase, giving the protein MNKMTQTSDQKPSKGAAFHVSGWDHWISGQIADHPQRWISFGNFDTKMAGDAIADVTIEKPVFVAGLARSGSTILLETLAKHPAAATHRYRDYPPVFTPYLWNKFVDLAPKPRQQVAVERTHADGINITPESPEAFEEVIWMAFFEHLHDVNHSNVLGGEVSNEAFENFYRDHIRKMIAIRGGSRYVSKANYLITRLEYLLSMFPDARFVLPVRDPLWHIASLAKQHTLFCKGEAGNPRALAHMQRVGHYEFGMDRRPINVGDTHTTRQISALWDEGREVEGWAHYWANLHHFLADRLSINPKLREATLVVRYEDFVADPRQQLEQLFAHVDMENAGTIIDDVAPTIHAPGYYKPKFSDAEIATIHELTGIAAARFGYENLTD; this is encoded by the coding sequence ATGAACAAGATGACACAAACCAGCGACCAAAAGCCGTCCAAGGGTGCCGCTTTTCATGTTTCGGGGTGGGACCACTGGATCAGCGGGCAAATTGCCGATCATCCGCAACGCTGGATCAGTTTTGGCAATTTCGACACCAAAATGGCCGGTGATGCCATTGCCGATGTGACCATCGAAAAGCCGGTTTTTGTTGCCGGCCTTGCCCGCTCTGGCAGCACCATCCTACTTGAAACCCTGGCAAAACACCCGGCAGCAGCCACCCATCGCTATCGCGACTATCCGCCGGTTTTCACCCCCTACCTGTGGAACAAATTCGTTGATCTGGCCCCTAAACCGCGCCAGCAGGTGGCCGTGGAACGCACCCATGCCGATGGCATCAATATCACACCCGAAAGCCCCGAGGCCTTCGAGGAAGTAATTTGGATGGCGTTTTTTGAGCATTTGCATGATGTCAATCACAGCAACGTGCTGGGCGGTGAGGTGAGCAACGAGGCCTTTGAAAATTTCTATCGTGACCATATCCGCAAAATGATCGCGATTAGGGGGGGCTCGCGTTATGTTTCAAAGGCCAATTATCTGATCACGCGCCTGGAATATCTGCTGTCCATGTTCCCCGATGCACGCTTTGTGCTGCCGGTGCGTGACCCGCTTTGGCATATTGCCTCCCTTGCCAAGCAACACACCCTGTTTTGCAAGGGCGAAGCGGGCAATCCAAGGGCGCTGGCGCATATGCAGCGCGTCGGCCATTACGAATTTGGCATGGACCGCCGCCCGATTAATGTGGGCGATACCCACACCACCCGGCAAATCTCCGCCCTGTGGGACGAAGGCCGCGAGGTTGAAGGCTGGGCGCATTACTGGGCCAATCTGCACCATTTCCTGGCCGACCGGCTATCGATCAATCCAAAATTGCGCGAGGCCACTCTGGTTGTCCGTTACGAGGATTTTGTTGCCGACCCGCGCCAGCAGCTTGAACAGCTTTTTGCCCATGTTGACATGGAAAATGCCGGGACCATCATTGATGACGTCGCCCCGACCATCCATGCGCCGGGATATTACAAACCCAAATTCAGCGATGCCGAAATCGCCACCATCCACGAACTCACCGGCATTGCCGCCGCCCGGTTTGGTTATGAAAACCTGACCGATTGA